From Heliomicrobium modesticaldum Ice1, a single genomic window includes:
- a CDS encoding MarR family winged helix-turn-helix transcriptional regulator, producing the protein MKDLLELFFYNVKCAVQDIGPEYNLADGQIFLLHILWKSGTCKATYLADQIGITSGAVTGMMDKLAGMGLITRERSEKDRRVVMVSLTDEGLKTVQAVQEARFERLKGQLRELSGTELMQAVASFQKMNAVLKPAVVVRGSGGAEVNGDREVNSENEP; encoded by the coding sequence TTGAAAGACCTGTTGGAGCTCTTTTTCTACAATGTGAAATGTGCCGTTCAGGATATCGGTCCGGAATACAATCTGGCTGACGGTCAGATCTTTCTTTTACATATTTTATGGAAGTCCGGGACATGCAAGGCCACCTATCTTGCCGACCAGATCGGCATCACCTCCGGCGCCGTCACCGGCATGATGGACAAACTGGCCGGCATGGGCCTCATCACGCGGGAGCGGTCGGAAAAGGACCGACGCGTCGTGATGGTCTCTTTAACCGATGAGGGACTGAAAACGGTGCAGGCGGTACAGGAAGCCCGCTTTGAACGGCTGAAGGGGCAATTGCGGGAACTCTCCGGCACAGAGCTGATGCAGGCAGTGGCGTCGTTTCAGAAGATGAATGCGGTGCTGAAGCCGGCTGTTGTCGTGCGGGGAAGCGGCGGGGCGGAGGTCAACGGCGATAGAGAGGTCAACAGCGAGAACGAACCTTGA
- a CDS encoding AIR synthase related protein: MGYRGRDVEVVALSPEQCLVVACDACGAIGAKELDAVQVSPYIVGIFTTRVALMEILATGAEPVALTVTVANEPFPTGGEVIAGVRDELATIGKRDLPLAISTEKNIPTRQTGVGITLVGAVEKERLRVGCSRPGDCVYSLGWPKVGAEVVVDDGKAIARADHVQALLAHPGVHEVLPVGSKGIRAEAEKLAAAVHCRICEWQSVAGLDLDKSAGPSTCLVFTAGPKPPEIAGAPIHYLGRLSESAG; the protein is encoded by the coding sequence TTGGGTTACAGGGGACGAGATGTGGAAGTAGTCGCTCTTTCTCCTGAACAGTGTCTGGTGGTGGCCTGCGACGCTTGCGGCGCCATCGGAGCCAAGGAGCTTGACGCCGTTCAGGTTTCCCCTTATATTGTAGGGATCTTCACCACACGGGTCGCCTTGATGGAGATCCTGGCAACGGGCGCTGAACCGGTTGCGCTGACAGTGACCGTTGCGAACGAACCTTTTCCCACCGGCGGCGAGGTGATCGCCGGTGTTCGCGATGAATTGGCCACCATCGGAAAGCGTGATCTGCCGCTGGCCATCAGCACCGAAAAAAACATTCCCACAAGACAGACCGGTGTCGGGATCACCCTTGTCGGCGCAGTGGAAAAAGAGCGCCTGCGTGTGGGCTGCTCGCGGCCCGGCGATTGTGTCTACAGTCTGGGATGGCCCAAAGTAGGGGCCGAAGTAGTCGTCGATGACGGCAAGGCGATCGCCCGGGCCGATCATGTACAGGCGCTGCTGGCCCACCCCGGTGTTCATGAGGTGCTCCCTGTCGGTTCAAAGGGGATCCGGGCGGAAGCGGAGAAGCTTGCGGCAGCTGTCCATTGCCGGATCTGTGAGTGGCAGTCCGTCGCCGGCCTTGATCTGGACAAATCGGCCGGCCCGTCCACTTGCCTGGTCTTTACCGCCGGACCGAAACCGCCGGAGATCGCCGGTGCGCCCATTCACTATCTCGGCAGGCTGTCGGAAAGCGCCGGCTGA
- a CDS encoding ECF transporter S component, with translation MSNMPTQYNEVGPSWKSVRSIALMGLLIALSAVGAMVKLPSPVGTIGLDSAPGFFAALALGATGGMIVIALGHLLTAMVVGFPLTLPVHLFIALQMAMWAYVFRRVNGQFGLTAAFAAAVCLNGVVSSLTMLLLGGWGAVMAVMPFLVAASAVNVGLAAAAYRGMKGIL, from the coding sequence ATGAGCAATATGCCGACGCAGTACAATGAAGTAGGCCCTTCCTGGAAAAGCGTCCGGTCGATCGCGCTGATGGGCTTGCTCATCGCCTTGAGCGCCGTAGGGGCGATGGTCAAGCTCCCCAGTCCGGTCGGCACGATCGGCCTCGATTCGGCCCCCGGGTTCTTCGCCGCCCTGGCCCTCGGCGCCACAGGCGGGATGATCGTCATCGCCCTCGGTCACCTGCTGACAGCCATGGTTGTCGGCTTTCCGCTCACCCTGCCAGTCCATCTCTTCATCGCCCTTCAGATGGCGATGTGGGCCTATGTCTTCCGCCGGGTGAACGGACAGTTTGGTTTAACAGCGGCCTTCGCCGCCGCTGTGTGCTTAAACGGCGTCGTCTCATCATTGACGATGCTCCTGCTGGGGGGTTGGGGCGCGGTCATGGCCGTGATGCCCTTTTTGGTAGCTGCTTCCGCCGTCAATGTGGGGTTGGCCGCAGCCGCCTATCGAGGGATGAAGGGAATCCTATAG
- a CDS encoding DMT family transporter yields the protein MNPFYKLILTPLIWATNFVMGRLLVVAIPPFALSSIRFAIAALIMLPLALRTHPFWQISRRSWGWIGLMAVTGVCLFNTVLYLGLRYTASVNATLINSLSPMVTAMLVFLIDREKIQPSQAAGILLSVAGITVVAAQGSWERLAQLSFNPGDLLVLLATALWALYTIAGRKAAREVPVLAATGYSFAIGALLLLPMGLLDWNLSAAARQPAAPWMWGAAVYLGIFASVIAFYWWNQAVQAYGATVSSLFQNLITVYAAGIAYWGLQEPLFGYHWLGGALVFGGALLASGISQRKKPAQETVSS from the coding sequence TTGAATCCCTTCTATAAACTGATCCTGACGCCGCTGATCTGGGCGACCAATTTCGTGATGGGGCGGCTGCTTGTTGTCGCCATCCCGCCTTTTGCCCTGTCGAGCATCCGCTTTGCCATCGCCGCCCTGATCATGTTGCCGCTGGCCTTGCGCACACACCCCTTTTGGCAGATCTCCCGGCGTTCCTGGGGCTGGATCGGTCTGATGGCGGTGACGGGCGTGTGCCTGTTCAACACGGTGCTCTATCTGGGGCTCCGCTACACCGCATCTGTAAACGCCACCTTGATCAATTCGCTGAGCCCGATGGTGACGGCCATGCTCGTCTTTCTCATCGATCGGGAGAAAATTCAGCCCAGCCAGGCTGCCGGCATCCTCCTGTCTGTGGCCGGCATCACCGTCGTCGCGGCCCAGGGTTCATGGGAGCGGCTCGCCCAGCTGTCCTTCAATCCCGGCGACTTGCTGGTGTTGCTGGCGACGGCGCTCTGGGCGCTTTACACCATCGCCGGGCGCAAGGCGGCCCGGGAGGTGCCTGTCCTCGCGGCAACAGGCTACTCTTTTGCCATCGGCGCCCTGCTCTTGTTGCCCATGGGCCTGCTCGATTGGAACCTTTCCGCCGCCGCCCGCCAGCCGGCAGCGCCGTGGATGTGGGGCGCCGCCGTGTACCTGGGAATTTTCGCGTCGGTCATCGCCTTCTACTGGTGGAACCAGGCTGTGCAGGCCTACGGTGCCACCGTCTCCTCCCTTTTTCAAAATCTGATCACCGTCTACGCCGCCGGGATCGCCTACTGGGGATTGCAGGAGCCGCTCTTCGGCTACCACTGGCTCGGCGGGGCGCTGGTGTTCGGCGGGGCTTTGCTGGCGTCAGGTATTTCACAAAGGAAAAAACCGGCACAGGAAACTGTATCCTCATAA
- a CDS encoding sensor histidine kinase, producing the protein MLKKGDGNTLFGRESLVLETAKANSHRLHDPEARQIFADLAVEYEKLLKVSARIFKISDIQGRLLKERESEINEANATLHRLEQSRRQLVSDISHELGTPMTAIQGYLRAMLDGIVAPDQENLTMIYEKVLLVNQLVEDLFDLSKLEFGQPSFDLKSVKPHLFASDLIRKYGADIRRRGYRFESTLDLPFPEADEFVLSVDMMRIEQVMNNLIANALKYTPPGGTIRLCFCCERSDGKALPGGQAPPTAVFTVSVVDDGPGIDEAALPHVFDRFYRAERSRSTEGAGLGLAIARQIVIGHGGRIGVESQPGKGSTFYFTLPIMATCYG; encoded by the coding sequence TTGCTGAAAAAAGGAGACGGCAATACATTATTCGGACGGGAAAGCCTCGTTCTGGAAACGGCGAAGGCGAACAGTCACCGCCTCCACGATCCCGAAGCACGGCAGATTTTTGCGGACCTCGCTGTAGAATACGAAAAACTGTTGAAAGTATCAGCAAGGATTTTCAAGATCAGCGACATTCAGGGGCGACTGCTCAAGGAACGGGAGTCGGAGATCAATGAGGCCAATGCGACCCTGCACCGATTGGAGCAGTCGCGCCGCCAACTCGTCTCCGATATCTCCCACGAACTGGGCACCCCGATGACGGCGATCCAGGGGTATCTCCGAGCCATGCTGGACGGGATCGTGGCGCCTGATCAGGAAAATCTGACCATGATCTACGAAAAGGTTCTGTTGGTCAACCAACTGGTAGAGGACCTCTTCGATCTGTCCAAGCTGGAGTTCGGACAGCCAAGCTTTGATCTAAAATCCGTCAAACCCCATCTGTTCGCTAGCGATCTGATTCGCAAATACGGCGCCGATATCCGGCGGCGGGGATATCGCTTTGAATCCACCCTAGATCTGCCTTTTCCTGAAGCGGACGAGTTTGTACTCTCTGTGGACATGATGCGCATCGAACAGGTGATGAACAACCTCATCGCCAATGCGCTGAAATACACTCCCCCAGGCGGAACCATTCGCCTGTGTTTTTGTTGTGAACGATCGGACGGGAAAGCGCTTCCAGGCGGGCAGGCGCCTCCGACGGCAGTCTTCACAGTCAGCGTTGTCGACGACGGTCCCGGTATCGACGAAGCGGCCCTCCCTCATGTGTTTGACCGCTTTTACCGGGCAGAGCGTTCACGCTCGACAGAAGGCGCCGGCCTTGGCCTGGCCATCGCCAGGCAGATCGTGATCGGCCATGGCGGTAGGATCGGTGTAGAGAGTCAGCCCGGCAAGGGCAGCACCTTCTATTTCACGTTGCCGATTATGGCAACATGTTACGGCTGA
- a CDS encoding response regulator transcription factor, whose protein sequence is MEGKKVLIVEDDTKIQQLLVLYLEKKGYRTAVAQRGAEALRLFESEQPDLILLDILLPDMDGYQICQEIRSCSNVPILFMSCMKEADNIIQALKLGGDDYITKPFDPKVLMARVEAKLRRAPIFRRTAPTEEPAPARILVFDDLEIDLANYRVAVGGQPVSLAAKELQLLFFLAQHPNQVFTAQELYTRIWGYKDIGDYRTVMTHISNIRKKIKTDPSAPERIQNIRGFGYKFNL, encoded by the coding sequence ATGGAGGGGAAAAAGGTCCTGATCGTTGAAGACGACACAAAAATCCAGCAATTGTTGGTGCTTTATCTCGAAAAAAAGGGCTACCGCACGGCCGTGGCACAAAGAGGTGCGGAGGCGCTGCGTCTCTTTGAATCGGAACAGCCTGACCTGATTCTCTTGGATATCCTTCTGCCTGATATGGATGGCTACCAGATCTGCCAGGAGATCCGCAGCTGCTCCAACGTGCCGATCCTCTTCATGAGTTGCATGAAGGAAGCGGACAACATCATCCAGGCGCTGAAGCTGGGCGGCGATGACTATATTACGAAACCTTTCGACCCAAAGGTGCTCATGGCGCGGGTGGAGGCCAAGCTGCGCAGAGCGCCCATCTTCCGGCGGACCGCTCCTACCGAAGAACCGGCGCCAGCTCGTATCTTGGTATTCGATGATCTGGAGATCGACCTGGCCAATTACCGCGTTGCCGTCGGCGGCCAACCCGTTTCTCTGGCAGCCAAGGAATTGCAACTGCTGTTCTTCCTCGCCCAGCACCCCAACCAGGTCTTTACCGCCCAGGAGCTGTATACCAGGATCTGGGGATACAAAGATATCGGCGATTACCGGACCGTCATGACCCATATCAGCAACATCCGCAAAAAGATAAAAACCGATCCTTCAGCGCCTGAGCGCATTCAGAACATCCGGGGCTTCGGGTACAAGTTCAACCTGTAA
- a CDS encoding SiaB family protein kinase — MNGNRMIQLQQALSSESVLISFSGRFTQGIIEELGEAVKNYLETENRPKNDIFNIFAIFIEQTQNIKNYITVKEGTPSYDRVANSGIVIIGKRNGGNYVSSGNLIENMDAPTLARRIDRLMALDKAELKKLYKEEMKKDVPPGSLGAGLGLIDIARKASAPLEYSIISIDERFSFFTLTAII, encoded by the coding sequence ATGAATGGCAACCGCATGATTCAACTGCAGCAGGCTCTTTCCAGTGAAAGCGTGTTGATCAGCTTTTCCGGGCGCTTTACCCAGGGGATCATTGAGGAACTGGGAGAAGCGGTGAAAAACTACCTGGAAACCGAAAACCGGCCCAAGAACGACATCTTCAATATCTTCGCTATTTTTATCGAACAGACCCAGAACATCAAAAATTACATCACCGTCAAAGAGGGCACCCCTTCTTACGACCGTGTGGCCAACTCAGGGATCGTGATCATCGGCAAGCGAAACGGAGGCAACTACGTCAGTTCAGGCAACTTGATCGAAAATATGGACGCACCGACGCTTGCGCGACGCATCGATCGGCTGATGGCTCTCGACAAGGCGGAACTGAAAAAACTGTATAAGGAAGAGATGAAAAAGGACGTGCCCCCCGGCAGCCTGGGCGCCGGTCTCGGTCTCATCGATATCGCTCGCAAGGCGAGCGCCCCCTTAGAATACTCGATCATCAGCATCGACGAGCGGTTTTCTTTCTTCACACTGACCGCCATCATATAG
- a CDS encoding DUF1987 domain-containing protein, with amino-acid sequence MDKLYITGAKGTPEVDFDPFQHTLKLSGQSYPENAFKFYEPILRWVDAYLEQLTAEANVVIDFSFPYINTSSSKCVMMLLEKLDGAFQKGKQLSLNWYYDEDNDSELECAEEFKEDVTMPFRLIPRERTER; translated from the coding sequence ATGGATAAGCTCTACATCACCGGTGCTAAAGGAACACCGGAGGTCGACTTTGACCCCTTCCAACACACGTTAAAGCTGTCCGGGCAATCGTACCCGGAAAATGCCTTTAAGTTTTATGAGCCAATCCTGCGGTGGGTGGACGCCTATCTCGAACAATTGACGGCAGAAGCCAATGTAGTCATCGACTTCAGCTTCCCTTATATCAACACGAGCAGCTCTAAGTGCGTCATGATGCTGCTGGAAAAATTGGATGGGGCCTTTCAAAAGGGCAAGCAATTGTCTCTGAACTGGTACTATGACGAGGATAACGACAGCGAACTGGAATGCGCCGAGGAGTTTAAGGAAGATGTAACCATGCCCTTCCGGCTCATCCCCCGGGAGCGGACGGAACGGTAA
- a CDS encoding SpoIIE family protein phosphatase: protein MGLQLEKGLLVEEGRRNVLYDRGAIKVIFLATAMITLAVLLTGAIGYTITKMGVVDKLKSKDLHYIARSMAARIDGRLERATETARLFAGDPTVVQWVAGGERDERLGEKARKRLIDIASDHGYVNTFIVSAQSGNYWGEEGNILETMDPQDPYDRWFFDFLSSKALLQVHLDYNKTRQNTYVFVNARIGSAEESYGVAGVGLSLEDLAGEFQQYRYSAGSRLWLADEKGAIHLSDNLEANGKNLSDFLPETIWDAVLRGEPDKAGTTVMEYLDSAGNQMDLISQPIGATGWRLVFQVPRAESLAVLNSILVNMTLTSLFSVALICIVFYVVSRRIADPYRRALELNEELERSVAERTRELSEKNRNIMDGIDYAKRLQEAILPEPAELNDLFAAHFLYWRPRDIVGGDFYWVRRYGEEEYIVAVGDCTGHGVPGALMTMAVNTMLNHIADETMQDDPAGILLRLHQAVRETIQKKADGETRLDGLDIGLCSVTGRRVIFAGAGMDLYVTGGEAASNVTVLKGARKSVGHPRFGAGDVENQVVEVGEGQVFYLTTDGYLDQNGGTSDYPFGKRRFKNLLASLSDVALPAQQEIIAQSLADYMGGEAQRDDITVLGFSLKNDKVAYGDGGEAANGERGTGRSFI, encoded by the coding sequence ATGGGGCTGCAGTTGGAGAAAGGACTCCTCGTAGAAGAGGGGCGGCGGAACGTCCTCTACGACCGGGGCGCCATTAAGGTCATTTTTCTGGCGACGGCCATGATCACCTTGGCCGTCTTGCTGACCGGCGCCATCGGTTACACCATCACGAAAATGGGCGTCGTCGACAAGCTGAAATCAAAGGATCTCCACTACATCGCCCGATCGATGGCCGCCCGCATCGATGGCAGGCTGGAGCGCGCCACAGAAACTGCACGCTTGTTCGCCGGCGATCCCACAGTCGTCCAGTGGGTGGCTGGCGGAGAACGAGATGAAAGGCTTGGTGAAAAAGCACGCAAAAGACTGATCGACATCGCCAGCGATCATGGCTACGTGAACACCTTCATCGTCAGCGCGCAGTCGGGAAACTACTGGGGCGAGGAGGGGAACATCCTCGAGACGATGGATCCCCAAGACCCCTATGACCGGTGGTTTTTCGATTTCCTGTCTTCAAAGGCACTGCTCCAAGTCCATCTCGATTACAACAAAACCCGCCAGAATACGTACGTATTCGTCAACGCCCGTATCGGCAGCGCGGAAGAGAGCTACGGTGTAGCCGGTGTCGGCCTCAGCCTGGAGGATCTGGCGGGGGAATTCCAGCAGTACCGTTACAGCGCCGGCAGTCGCCTGTGGCTGGCCGATGAGAAAGGCGCCATCCACCTGTCAGACAACCTAGAGGCCAACGGAAAAAACCTATCCGATTTTCTGCCTGAAACGATCTGGGATGCGGTCCTGCGAGGAGAGCCGGACAAGGCGGGAACGACCGTCATGGAATACCTCGACAGCGCCGGAAATCAGATGGATCTCATCAGCCAGCCGATCGGCGCCACCGGCTGGAGACTGGTTTTTCAGGTTCCCCGCGCCGAGAGCCTGGCGGTGCTGAACTCTATACTGGTCAACATGACCTTGACCAGCCTCTTCTCGGTGGCGCTGATCTGCATCGTCTTCTATGTCGTATCCAGGCGCATCGCCGATCCCTACCGGCGCGCGCTGGAACTCAACGAGGAACTGGAACGGAGCGTGGCAGAGCGGACTCGGGAACTCTCCGAAAAAAATCGGAATATCATGGACGGCATCGACTACGCCAAGCGGCTGCAGGAGGCGATCCTGCCGGAGCCTGCCGAGTTGAACGATTTGTTCGCCGCTCATTTTTTGTACTGGCGGCCTCGGGACATCGTCGGCGGAGATTTTTACTGGGTCCGTCGTTACGGTGAAGAGGAGTATATCGTCGCTGTGGGGGATTGTACCGGTCACGGTGTTCCTGGCGCCTTGATGACCATGGCGGTCAACACGATGTTGAACCATATCGCCGACGAAACCATGCAGGACGACCCTGCCGGGATCCTACTGCGCCTGCACCAGGCCGTCAGAGAGACGATACAGAAAAAAGCCGACGGCGAAACCCGTCTTGACGGACTCGATATCGGTCTTTGCAGCGTGACGGGCAGGCGGGTGATCTTCGCCGGGGCCGGCATGGATCTCTATGTGACCGGGGGTGAGGCGGCGTCGAACGTTACAGTGTTGAAGGGGGCGAGAAAAAGTGTTGGACACCCCCGCTTCGGCGCCGGTGACGTAGAAAACCAGGTGGTCGAGGTCGGAGAAGGCCAGGTTTTTTACCTGACGACGGATGGGTATCTCGATCAAAATGGCGGAACCAGCGACTACCCCTTTGGGAAAAGGCGCTTCAAAAACCTGCTCGCCAGCCTTTCCGACGTCGCCCTCCCGGCGCAACAGGAGATCATCGCGCAGAGCCTCGCCGATTATATGGGGGGAGAAGCGCAGCGAGACGACATTACGGTGCTCGGTTTTTCACTCAAGAATGATAAGGTTGCCTATGGAGACGGGGGTGAGGCAGCAAATGGCGAAAGGGGAACCGGGCGGTCTTTTATTTGA
- a CDS encoding diguanylate cyclase: MAKGEPGGLLFEQEMQVLEGALSELDDPCHADNPLLFKYEALARSYEKLLKETQKVFLISDIQGTILKEREEKIRTLLDNSNQGFLTFGRDLLVQKEYSVECTRLFDGKKIARAGIIDLLASPGTQEGARLSAIFQAIFAAEDEESRNRLIQQVPTGMMIGRRHIQVQVKSLFKPSGRREEDALLLILTDLTEKKEADAWLSFLNTHDKLTGLYNRNYAESLLPALMADKEFPFSVIVADLNGLKLTNDVFGHETGDRLIANAAAILFDCCCDRGMAVRWGGDEFLLLLPRTDAVACQELCEQIRDGCRQAAPSPIELSMAIGGATAEAPVAFGDLFRVAENRMYSNKLSESRRVHQNIILGLEFLQRENCFEIEGHVERLRELAADFAARLGISADSTEMRNLMLLASLHDIGKVALPKGILCKAGPLTPEEWEVVRQHSEIGYRMAQSIDEPVVADAILAMHERWDGTGYPFGRKGEEIPWLARILAIVDVYDVLTHDRVYAKAMSPQDALAELESGRGSQFDPALVLLFIEQAARQIAPAAAP, encoded by the coding sequence ATGGCGAAAGGGGAACCGGGCGGTCTTTTATTTGAACAGGAGATGCAGGTGCTGGAGGGCGCGCTGAGCGAACTCGACGATCCCTGTCATGCCGACAACCCATTGCTTTTCAAATACGAGGCGCTCGCCCGGAGTTATGAAAAGCTGCTGAAGGAAACACAAAAAGTCTTCCTGATCAGCGATATCCAGGGGACCATTCTCAAAGAGCGAGAAGAGAAAATCCGGACGCTGCTCGATAACTCTAATCAGGGCTTCCTCACCTTCGGTCGCGATCTGCTCGTTCAAAAGGAGTATAGCGTCGAATGTACCCGCCTTTTCGACGGTAAAAAGATCGCCCGCGCCGGCATCATCGATCTGCTGGCGTCCCCCGGTACGCAAGAAGGGGCGCGGCTTAGCGCTATCTTTCAGGCGATTTTTGCAGCCGAAGATGAAGAAAGCCGGAACCGGCTGATCCAGCAGGTTCCCACCGGGATGATGATCGGCAGGCGGCATATTCAAGTGCAGGTAAAATCGCTGTTCAAACCGTCAGGGCGACGGGAGGAGGACGCGCTCCTCCTCATCCTGACTGATTTGACGGAGAAAAAGGAAGCCGACGCGTGGCTGTCTTTTCTAAACACCCATGATAAACTGACAGGGTTATACAACCGCAACTATGCCGAGAGCCTGCTCCCGGCGCTGATGGCCGATAAGGAGTTCCCCTTCAGCGTCATCGTGGCTGACTTAAACGGGCTGAAACTGACCAACGATGTCTTCGGCCATGAAACAGGTGACCGGCTGATCGCCAACGCCGCCGCGATCCTCTTTGACTGCTGTTGTGACAGGGGCATGGCGGTGCGCTGGGGTGGAGACGAGTTCCTGCTTTTGCTGCCGCGGACCGATGCGGTGGCCTGCCAGGAACTCTGCGAGCAGATTCGGGACGGTTGCCGACAGGCGGCGCCTTCGCCTATTGAATTGAGTATGGCCATCGGGGGCGCCACGGCGGAGGCGCCGGTGGCTTTCGGCGACCTTTTCCGTGTGGCCGAGAACCGTATGTACAGCAACAAGCTGTCGGAGAGCCGCCGCGTCCATCAGAACATCATACTGGGGCTGGAATTCCTGCAGAGAGAGAACTGCTTTGAGATCGAAGGGCATGTAGAGCGGCTGCGGGAGTTGGCCGCCGATTTTGCCGCTCGGCTCGGCATCTCCGCTGACTCGACGGAGATGCGCAACCTGATGCTGTTGGCGTCACTCCATGACATCGGCAAGGTCGCCCTGCCCAAGGGGATCCTCTGCAAAGCGGGACCGTTGACGCCGGAAGAGTGGGAAGTCGTCCGCCAGCACAGCGAGATCGGCTACCGGATGGCCCAGTCCATCGATGAGCCGGTAGTGGCCGACGCGATCCTGGCCATGCATGAGCGATGGGACGGCACCGGTTATCCCTTTGGGCGCAAAGGGGAAGAGATACCCTGGCTGGCCCGCATCCTGGCGATCGTAGACGTGTACGATGTGCTCACCCACGATCGGGTATACGCCAAGGCGATGAGCCCGCAGGATGCCCTCGCGGAGTTGGAGAGCGGGCGGGGCAGCCAGTTTGATCCGGCGCTGGTTTTGCTCTTTATCGAACAGGCGGCCCGGCAGATCGCGCCAGCGGCGGCTCCCTGA
- a CDS encoding exonuclease SbcCD subunit D: protein MRILHTADWHLGRIFHQVHMTEDQAAVLDQFIDLIKDRRPHAVIVAGDIYDRSVPPVDAVRLLDEVITRILLDHRTAVIMVAGNHDSADRLGFGNRLFAGRGFHLFGRLDRDMAPIPVEDETGPVWFCPIPYAEPALVRETFGSSPEAVRGHNEALRVLADHMSARTPAGARRIAVAHAFVTGGEQSESESFLTVGGAGTVDGSIFEGFHYTALGHLHRPQHCGHDRIRYSGSLLKYSFSEADHQKGITFVELDGAGQITACESIALTPRRDVRRLEGYLNDILKGAAPGENRQDYVMVTLLDEGAILDPIGKIRQVYPNVLHIQRTFLERGSGAVRSVGDHRRLDDLDLFASFMEQVTGSPLDEEGRQVAADVIDDVLGRCREVAP, encoded by the coding sequence TTGCGCATTCTACATACGGCTGACTGGCATCTGGGCCGCATCTTTCATCAGGTGCACATGACAGAGGACCAGGCCGCTGTGCTGGACCAGTTTATCGATCTGATCAAGGATAGGCGACCCCATGCCGTCATTGTCGCCGGCGATATCTATGACCGTTCGGTGCCGCCCGTTGACGCCGTTCGATTGTTGGACGAGGTGATCACCCGCATCCTGCTCGACCACCGCACGGCGGTCATCATGGTAGCCGGCAACCATGACAGCGCCGACCGGCTCGGGTTCGGCAACCGGCTTTTCGCGGGGCGGGGCTTCCATCTGTTCGGTCGCTTGGATAGAGACATGGCGCCCATCCCGGTCGAGGATGAAACAGGCCCTGTCTGGTTTTGCCCCATCCCCTATGCGGAACCTGCCCTTGTGCGGGAGACCTTTGGATCATCCCCGGAAGCGGTGCGCGGTCACAACGAGGCCTTGCGCGTCCTCGCCGATCACATGAGCGCCCGGACGCCCGCCGGCGCGCGCAGGATCGCCGTAGCGCATGCCTTTGTCACCGGCGGCGAGCAGAGTGAATCGGAAAGTTTCCTCACCGTCGGAGGCGCCGGAACAGTCGATGGCAGCATCTTTGAGGGCTTTCACTACACCGCCTTGGGGCACCTGCACCGTCCGCAGCACTGCGGCCACGATCGGATCCGCTACAGCGGCTCCCTGCTCAAGTATTCCTTTTCCGAAGCGGATCACCAAAAGGGGATCACCTTTGTCGAGCTCGATGGCGCCGGGCAAATCACCGCATGTGAGTCGATCGCCCTGACACCCCGGCGAGATGTGCGTCGCCTGGAGGGATACCTCAATGATATCTTGAAGGGAGCAGCGCCAGGAGAAAACCGCCAGGACTATGTCATGGTCACCCTGCTCGATGAGGGCGCCATCCTCGATCCCATCGGCAAGATCCGCCAGGTTTACCCCAATGTGCTTCACATCCAACGGACCTTCCTCGAAAGAGGGAGTGGGGCTGTGCGGTCTGTCGGCGACCACCGGCGCCTGGACGACCTGGATCTGTTCGCTTCTTTTATGGAACAAGTGACCGGTTCCCCCCTTGATGAGGAAGGACGGCAGGTGGCGGCGGACGTGATCGACGACGTGTTGGGACGGTGCCGGGAGGTGGCCCCATGA